From the genome of Metarhizium brunneum chromosome 4, complete sequence, one region includes:
- the byr3_0 gene encoding Cellular nucleic acid-binding, with protein MGDWGNSGDNWGSAGGNDSGWNQPQVKCGACSQEGHEEANCPNQHTEAGNDDANNKCFNCGETGHRAADCPTPRDTACRYCKKEGHMIRDCPDKPPMVCDNCGQEGHMRKNCENARVINRDHVADISPEEALSKLKTACSERDVDDAKEALQEYVKAIGGDTTYRQLQSLFIDQGINLWFIATERQLVNVFTNMDLQGHTGKKYTISYRFSEKPERPREAEAFPKSREELLERLDDAGEVVDTGLRKCHNCGELGHSSKFCTQEKVEKKAQPAISCSNCGGEGHRIRDCPEPRVDKFACRNCGKSGHKASDCEEPPNLDNMECRKCGEKGHMGKDCPQGGSRACRNCGQEGHMAKECDQPRNMDNVTCRNCEKTGHFSRDCPEPKDWSKVQCSNCQKFGHTKVRCKEPLVADDDGGFPDTAENSNGVTTDSAWPSGNGGGQSGELTAENCGW; from the exons ATGGGAGACTGGGGAAATTCTGGTGACAACTGGGGATCAGCTGGAGGCAATGATTCAGGATGGAATCAGCCTCAAGTAAAATGCGGTGCTTGTAGTCAGGAAGG CCACGAGGAGGCGAACTGCCCCAACCAACATACGGAAGCTGGCAATGATGACGCCAACAACAAGTGTTTCAACTGCGGTGAAACTGG CCACCGAGCTGCCGATTGCCCGACTCCTCGAGACACCGCTTGCCGTTATTGCAAGAAGGAGGGGCATATGATTCGGGACTGCCCAGACAAGCCGCCCATGGTGTGTGACAACTGCGGCCAGGAAG GTCATATGCGGAAGAACTGTGAGAATGCGCGGGTCATCAACAGAGATCATGTTGCCGATATTTCTCCTGAGGAAGCTCTGTCCAAGCTCAAGACTGCTTGCTCTGAGCGAGATGTCGACGACGCGAAAGAAGCGCTTCAGGAGTACGTCAAAGCCATCGGAGGAGACACCACCTACCGCCAGCTGCAGTCTCTATTTATTGATCAAGGCATCAATCTTTGGTTCATTGCTACTGAGCGTCAACTCGTAAATGTCTTCACCAATATGGACCTTCAAGGCCATACTGGAAAGAAGTACACAATCTCGTACAGGTTCTCAGAGAAACCCGAACGCCCTCGTGAGGCTGAAGCGTTTCCAAAGAGCCGCGAGGAACTCTTGGAGAGGCttgatgatgctggtgaGGTAGTCGACACCGGTCTTCGGAAGTGCCACAACTGTGGTGAATTAGGGCACTCCAGCAAGTTCTGCACTCAGGAGAAGGTCGAGAAGAAAGCCCAGCCTGCCATTTCGTGCAGCaactgcggcggcgagggccatCGTATTCGGGACT GCCCCGAACCACGAGTAGACAAGTTTGCCTGCCGAAACTGCGG AAAATCTGGCCACAAGGCTTCTGATTGTGAAGAGCCTCCCAATTTGGACAATATGGAGTGTCGGAAATGCGGTGAAA AGGGCCACATGGGTAAGGATTGCCCACAGGGAGGTAGTCGAGCCTGTCGCAACTGTGGGCAGGAAGGTCACATGGCCAAAGAGTGCGATCAGCCGCGTAACATGGATAATGTTACATGCCGTAACTGCGAAAAGACTGGGCATTTCAGCAGAGACTGCCCTGAGCCAAAAGATT GGAGCAAGGTGCAGTGTTCAAACTGCCAGAAGTTCGGACATACCAAAGTCCGCTGCAAGGAACCACttgttgctgatgatgacggcggctTCCCCGATACAGCTGAAAATTCCAATGGCGTTACCACGGATTCGGCTTGGCCAAGTGGCAATGGAGGCGGCCAGTCCGGTGAGCTCACTGCCGAGAATTGCGGATGGTAA
- the SFM1 gene encoding Protein arginine N-methyltransferase SFM1, which produces MVGKTFIVEHLDPELGPWSELEYIAIAKETQETKGNFLLSSLPTEFKVPAALNGIPAFKPEHRGVEELYADNKAKVCLLDPAAAKDLSPEDGETFDAFLFGGILGDDPPRDRTSELRRKGFEGRRLGPKQMTTDTAVRVTRLVVQDGIALDKVPYVDFPELKFNAHESTQMPFRYVTDKEGNPIMPEGMKELIQKDADKSLDDLI; this is translated from the exons ATGGTGGGCAAAACTTTCATCGTCGAGCATCTCGACCCCGAGCTCGGCCCCTGGTCAGAGCTAGAAtacatcgccatcgccaaagAAACCCAAGAAACCAAGGGCAACTTCCTCCTATCCAGTCTACCTACTGAATTCAAAGTCCCCGCAGCATTGAACGGCATCCCCGCATTCAAGCCAGAGCACCGTGGTGTCGAGGAGCTGTACGCggacaacaaggccaaagtGTGTCTGTTAGATCCCGCTGCGGCAAAGGATCTATCACCTGAGGACGGGGAGACGTTTGATGCGTTTTTGTTCGGTGGTATTTTGG GTGATGACCCGCCAAGAG ACCGAACCTCGGAGCTCAGGAGGAAGGGTTTTGAAGGACGGAGATTGGGGCCTAAGCAGATGACCACGGATACGGCTGTACGGGTGACTCGCTTGGTTGTTCAGGATGGCA TTGCCCTGGACAAGGTCCCATATGTCGACTTTCCAGAGTTAAAATTCAACGCTCACGAGAGCACGCAAATGCCCTTCCGGTATGTGACAGACAAGGAGGGGAACCCAATTATGCCAGAA GGAATGAAGGAATTGATACAAAAGGATGCGGACAAGTCACTAGATGACTTGATTTAA
- the KEX1_1 gene encoding Pheromone-processing carboxypeptidase KEX1 → MAPRFSWSLATSWHALAILALWPASTLAGDKSAADYYVRELPGLPKNSPPIKMHAGHIEVTPETNGNLFFWHFQNNHIANRQRTVIWLNGGPGCSSEDGALMEVGPYRVTKDNALTLNNGTWNEFANLLFVDNPVGTGFSYVDTNSYIHGLNAMATQFITFLEKFFALFPEYQSDDLYIAGESYAGQHIPYIARAILDRNKSKSRAETWNLGGLLIGNGWISPQDQSSAYLKFSLERGLIEKGSDNAQQLQQMQRICDKEMSINPGHVDYPECESILNKILELTRVGSGDQECINMYDVRLRDSAPSCGMNWPPDLKYVGPYLRQPQVISALNLDKQRNTGWQECNSMVNANFRNQNATASISLLPDILKEVPILLFSGAEDLICNHVGTEELISNLAWNEGKGFEVTPGNWAPRRQWTFEGEVAGFWQEARNLTYVLFHNASHMVPFDYPRRSRDMLDRFMKVDISSIGGEPSDSRIDGEKGPDTSVGGAKNNTQQHEEETKQKLKEAQWLAYQRSGEVVLVIVIIAASVWGYFVWRQRRKGTAYSALQSDETAGQSRTGLAAFHNRQSDRDLEAAAFDETTVDNIPLQESIGRGESKYSIGDDSDEEEGETTKT, encoded by the exons ATGGCTCCGCGGTTCTCTTGGTCCCTCGCCACATCATGGCATGCGCTCGCGATCCTGGCACTTTGGCCGGCTTCAACCCTGGCTGGCGATAAGTCTGCTGCCGACTACTACGTCCGTGAGCTGCCGGGACTTCCCAAAAATTCTCCTCCGATCAAGATGCATGCAGG TCACATCGAGGTCACTCCTGAAACCAATGGCAACTTGTTTTTCTGGCACTTTCAAAACAACCACATTGCGAACCGGCAACGAACTGTAATATGGCTCAACGGTGGGCCAGGATGTAGTTCCGAGGATGGCGCCTTGATGGAGGTTGGGCCTTACAGAGTTACAAAGGACAATGCCTTGACCCTGAATAACGGTACCTGGAATGAATTTGCAAATTTGCTCTTTGTCGATAATCCGGTCGGCACAGGCTTCAGTTATGTCGACACGAATAGCTACATTCATGGGTTGAATGCCATGGCGACTCAGTTTATTACGTTTTTGGAAAAGTTTTTCGCGCTTTTTCCAGAATACCAGTCAGATGAT CTCTACATTGCTGGAGAGTCATACGCAGGACAGCATATTCCCTATATTGCGAGAGCCATCCTCGATCGCAACAAGTCAAAATCTCGCGCTGAAACATGGAACCTCGGCGGTCTACTTATTGGCAATGGCTGGATCTCTCCCCAAGACCAATCCAGCGCATACCTCAAATTTAGTCTTGAAAGGGGCCTGATTGAAAAGGGGTCAGATAACGCCCAGCAGCTCCAACAAATGCAGAGAATTTGCGACAAGGAAATGTCCATCAACCCTGGACATGTTGACTATCCCGAGTGTGAGTCCATTCTGAATAAAATTCTCGAACTTACCAGGGTGGGCTCTGGTGATCAGGAGTGCATCAACATGTATGATGTCCGACTCCGTGACTCAGCTCCTTCCTGCGGCATGAATTGGCCTCCGGATTTGAAGTATGTCGGCCCTTATTTGCGGCAGCCTCAGGTCATTAGTGCGTTGAATCTCGATAAGCAACGAAACACTGGCTGGCAGGAGTGTAATAGCATGGTCAATGCCAACTTCAGGAACCAGAACGCGACAGCCTCCATCTCGCTACTCCCCGATATTCTGAAAGAGGTCCCtattcttctcttctccgGAGCCGAGGACCTTATTTGCAATCACGTTGGTACAGAGGAGTTGATTAGCAATCTGGCATGGAATGAAGGCAAGGGTTTCGAGGTCACGCCAGGCAACTGGGCTCCCAGGAGGCAATGGACCTTCGAGGGCGAGGTTGCTGGTTTTTGGCAGGAGGCTCGTAACCTCACCTATGTTCTCTTCCATAACGCGTCACACATGGTCCCCTTTGACTACCCACGACGCTCACGAGATATGCTGGACCGCTTCATGAAGGTCGACATCAGCAGCATTGGCGGTGAGCCGTCGGACAGTCGAATTGATGGCGAGAAGGGTCCAGACACCTCTGTCGGTGGAGCTAAGAACAACACCCAACAACATGAAGAAGAGACAAAgcagaagctcaaggaagCCCAGTGGCTTGCCTATCAGCGATCTGGTGAGGTCGTGCTAGTGATTGTAATCATTGCTGCTTCGGTATGGGGCTACTTCGTCTGGCGCCAACGACGCAAGGGTACAGCGTACTCTGCTTTGCAAAGCGACGAGACCGCTGGCCAGTCGAGGACTGGTCTAGCTGCTTTCCATAACCGTCAGAGTGATCGTGACTTAGAAGCCGCTGCATTCGACGAGACAACTGTCGACAACATCCCCCTACAAGAGTCGATTGGTCGTGGGGAGAGTAAATATAGCATTGGAGACGACAgtgacgaggaagagggGGAGACCACCAAGACATGA